The genomic DNA GGACTTGTCCCACGGGGCCGCCCTACATTTCGAGCCGCCCGATTTCCCCCGTAGGGGCGACCGTCCACGGTCGCCCGCGGGCGGACCTGAAGGTCCGCCCCTACATCATCGCAACGAGGTTCGGGCTGGGGTGAGGGGTAAAAAAGGCCGGGACTAAAGTCCCCGCCCTACATTCGGGCGCACGACGGCGGCGGCTACTGGGACATCTGGATAATCGCCACCTGCGAGATAACCTGCAGGAGGGCCATGGAGAGCCTCCCCCCGTTGCGCACATGCTCCTCGATGAGCGACAGGGCGTCATCGAAACGCCCGAGCTGGGCGTAGAGCACCGCCATGTTCTGCACCAGCGTCAGCCGGTTACTCTCGCTCAGGAAAGGCTTCGCCAGCGCCTCCTCGGCGAGGGGGACCCCCGCGGTCAGGTCCGGGGTCGCCCCCCCGGCGAGCAGGACGAGCATCGCCTCCAGCGCCAGGGGGTCGCCGTACTCGGGGAACTTCTCCTTGGCCTCCTTCAGGTAGGTCTTGTAGGCCTCGGGATTGGCGGGATTGAAGCTGAACTGGACGAGCATCTCGTAGGCGGCCATCTGGTCCGCGGGGGTGGCGGCGCGGGTCAAGGCTATCTCGGCCTCGGCCATGGCCTCGGTCATCCGGCCGGTCTGCGAGTAAATCTGAGCCAGGCCCCGGGGTCCGGCCCAGTTGTCGGGGGCGATTTTATCGCAGTAGGTGAACTGCGCCTCCGCCTTGTCCATGACGCCGTGCCGGGCGTAGGTGAGCCCCAGGAGGTAGTTCAACCCCGGGTGGAGCGGATCGGCCGCCAGACCGTCGTTGAGGGCCGCCAGGCCCGCGGAGGTCAGCGGCGAGCTGATGATGTCGAGGCCGAGCTGCGCCCGGCTCATCTGCTCCTGGCTCATGCCCTGCTGCGGGCCCATGAGCATCGAGAGGGACTGCTCGTCCTCGAAATCCCGGTAGGCCTCACGGTAGCAGCGTTCGGCAACGGCGGAGTTGAGTCCTGTGCGGGCCCGGGTCAGGTGCTCTTCGACGGCGCCCAGGCTCAGAACGAGTCGGTAATCCAGCTCGGCCTCATCGTAGCGCCCGTCGGCCAGGGCGGTGTCGGCCGCGGCCAATATCTGACCCACGTCCACCTTGTTCCCCGCCTCGGCCCCCTCGGTGCACGCGGTGAGCCCGAAAAGGACGGTGGCACAGAGGGAGAAGAAAAGAAATTTGCGCATGGAACGCCTCGCTTTTAGGGGTAGAAAAAGCCAGTCGAACGGGGATTATAGCCGCCGGCGGCGATAAGCGCAACGCCCCCGCGGGTCGCGGCTAAAAAATGAACTGCACGCCCAGGCTGAAGGCGTTCAGGGTGAAGGCGAAGGTGGTCCAGTCCCCGATGAGCCGGAAGCTATCCGAGAACTCGATGTGGACCCCCGCGCTCAAGTCGTAGTTGAAGCCCGATCCGGCTCCGATGGTCAGCCGTGGCTTGACGGCCGCGTAGAACGGCAGGAAGGGGACGTTGGAATCGAGGAAGAGGTGCGCTTCAAGCACGCCGCCCAAGTACGTCCAGCCCGCCCCGCCGCCCCACGACAGGGTCACCGAGTCGGGATCGTCCACCACGGCCCACTTCACGTCCGCCAGCATCCCCAGCCAGGCGAAGCCCTCCGCGCCGGACACGAGCA from bacterium includes the following:
- a CDS encoding tetratricopeptide repeat protein, translated to MRKFLFFSLCATVLFGLTACTEGAEAGNKVDVGQILAAADTALADGRYDEAELDYRLVLSLGAVEEHLTRARTGLNSAVAERCYREAYRDFEDEQSLSMLMGPQQGMSQEQMSRAQLGLDIISSPLTSAGLAALNDGLAADPLHPGLNYLLGLTYARHGVMDKAEAQFTYCDKIAPDNWAGPRGLAQIYSQTGRMTEAMAEAEIALTRAATPADQMAAYEMLVQFSFNPANPEAYKTYLKEAKEKFPEYGDPLALEAMLVLLAGGATPDLTAGVPLAEEALAKPFLSESNRLTLVQNMAVLYAQLGRFDDALSLIEEHVRNGGRLSMALLQVISQVAIIQMSQ